The following are encoded in a window of Roseivirga misakiensis genomic DNA:
- a CDS encoding MFS transporter: MNSTKQAPLTPVLMVNFIGTLGYSIILPFLVFLVTDFGGNEFIYGLVGAVYPAFQFFGAPLMGRWSDTYGRRKILFLSQLGTLIAWFIFMVALFAPKTVLINFDASAIGSFSLTIPLLILVFARAMDGITGGNVSVANAYLSDVSTEENRKTNFGKMAMSSSLGFILGPSIAGVLGATKYEEVLPVGAAILISMVALYVIWFKLPETKANLVKPTLKQFKIRKLFASEQKDCYEVEDCPDKGLKSVLKVKNIPFMLVIYFLTFLGFSFFYVSFPMHALGTLEWTAFELGIFFSIMSGLMILVQGPILSAVSKKTSEETLITIGSFLLVINFLLIGSTNILITYTSLVFFALGNGLMWPSFLSLVAKYAGKEQQGAVQGVANSAGSLASIVGLVLGGWLFGAVGNVTFYIAAILLLVIFVLSFRLFKLKKAVVKT; this comes from the coding sequence ATGAATTCAACGAAACAGGCTCCACTAACCCCAGTCCTGATGGTCAATTTCATCGGGACATTGGGTTATAGCATTATTCTACCTTTTTTAGTATTCTTGGTGACTGACTTCGGAGGAAATGAGTTCATCTATGGCCTAGTTGGTGCCGTCTACCCAGCATTTCAATTCTTTGGCGCCCCTTTAATGGGGAGATGGTCTGACACTTATGGTAGAAGGAAAATCCTCTTTTTAAGTCAACTAGGCACCTTGATCGCATGGTTCATCTTTATGGTTGCCCTATTTGCGCCGAAGACTGTCCTTATAAATTTTGACGCCTCCGCGATCGGTAGTTTTTCTTTGACGATCCCCCTCCTGATTCTTGTTTTTGCCCGAGCTATGGACGGAATTACTGGCGGGAATGTGTCAGTTGCTAATGCCTACTTATCGGATGTTTCTACTGAAGAGAATCGTAAAACTAATTTTGGTAAAATGGCCATGTCGTCCAGTTTAGGCTTCATCTTAGGGCCATCAATAGCTGGTGTATTAGGCGCCACCAAATACGAAGAGGTTTTGCCTGTAGGTGCCGCCATTCTCATTTCAATGGTCGCACTATATGTGATATGGTTTAAGCTTCCGGAAACAAAGGCGAACCTTGTAAAACCCACGCTCAAACAATTCAAAATCAGAAAACTTTTTGCGTCAGAACAAAAAGACTGTTACGAAGTAGAAGACTGCCCAGATAAGGGGTTAAAGTCTGTTTTGAAGGTTAAAAACATCCCCTTCATGCTCGTAATCTATTTCCTTACATTCTTAGGTTTTAGCTTTTTCTACGTCTCATTCCCTATGCATGCCCTGGGCACCTTAGAATGGACTGCATTTGAATTAGGGATATTTTTCTCCATTATGAGTGGCCTGATGATTTTAGTGCAAGGACCAATTCTCAGTGCAGTATCTAAAAAAACCTCCGAAGAAACCCTAATCACAATTGGTAGTTTCTTACTCGTGATCAATTTTTTACTCATCGGATCAACCAATATTCTTATCACTTACACCTCTCTTGTATTTTTTGCTTTGGGCAACGGCCTTATGTGGCCATCCTTCCTGTCATTGGTGGCTAAATATGCTGGGAAAGAGCAGCAAGGAGCAGTACAAGGTGTTGCAAACAGTGCCGGTAGCCTGGCAAGTATAGTGGGGCTTGTTCTTGGCGGATGGTTGTTTGGTGCGGTCGGGAATGTCACCTTTTATATAGCAGCCATCTTGTTGTTGGTCATTTTCGTCCTGTCGTTTCGGTTGTTCAAGCTAAAAAAAGCAGTGGTAAAGACATGA
- a CDS encoding DUF4870 domain-containing protein, with protein sequence MSNEVLMHKIIELRKRKGFSQELLAENSGLNLRTIQRIEKGETIPRGDTLRKLASAFDVSPEEFSDWTYEENNGYLASLNISALAGLFFPVLGILLPLIFWLQKKDKVQGVRELGRRVLNFQFTLTLLLFLCFIAQVIIMTYAFDSIQESDTVSPNLVSGSIKNGLRFFLMALLSLNVINIIMILFNSIRINKRKRVFYPSIPFIKS encoded by the coding sequence ATGAGCAACGAAGTATTAATGCACAAGATCATTGAGCTAAGAAAACGTAAAGGTTTTTCACAAGAACTACTAGCCGAAAATTCTGGGCTAAACTTAAGAACAATTCAACGTATTGAGAAGGGAGAAACTATCCCCCGAGGCGATACCCTCAGGAAATTGGCTAGTGCTTTTGATGTATCGCCTGAAGAGTTTTCTGACTGGACCTATGAAGAAAACAATGGCTATTTAGCCAGTCTAAATATATCTGCTCTTGCAGGCCTATTTTTTCCCGTTTTAGGCATTCTGTTGCCACTAATATTTTGGCTACAGAAAAAGGATAAAGTACAAGGGGTAAGAGAACTTGGCAGGCGCGTACTCAACTTCCAATTTACCTTAACCCTCCTACTCTTTCTTTGCTTTATCGCCCAAGTGATCATCATGACATATGCCTTTGACAGTATTCAGGAGAGCGATACAGTTAGCCCAAACTTAGTATCAGGCAGCATAAAGAATGGCCTTAGGTTTTTTCTTATGGCGCTGTTATCACTCAATGTCATCAACATTATTATGATTCTGTTCAATTCAATCAGAATCAACAAAAGGAAAAGGGTGTTTTACCCATCCATACCATTTATAAAGTCTTAA
- a CDS encoding trimeric intracellular cation channel family protein — translation MHELNLIYGVDLIGTFVFSVSGWLLASKKKLDFFGASVIAFITAVGGGTLRDLLIGSQPVGWMRDENYLVAILVGIFSGMLFKKVFERLRKTMFLFDSIGIGLFTILGIQKALAFELSPIIALIMGTISAVFGGVLRDTLVNEIPLVFRKEIYATVCLVGGGLYLLLGLTTLSPAFQMIITIVFIIAVRIFVVVKNLSLPSIK, via the coding sequence ATGCATGAACTAAACCTGATTTATGGAGTCGATCTAATCGGAACATTCGTGTTTTCGGTAAGTGGTTGGCTATTGGCCTCTAAAAAGAAGCTCGATTTTTTCGGCGCTTCAGTAATTGCATTTATTACTGCTGTGGGCGGTGGAACATTAAGGGACTTGCTTATTGGAAGTCAGCCTGTGGGGTGGATGAGAGACGAAAACTATCTGGTCGCGATCCTAGTAGGAATTTTTTCTGGTATGTTGTTCAAGAAGGTTTTTGAACGCCTCCGGAAAACCATGTTTCTCTTTGATTCTATTGGTATAGGCCTTTTTACCATTTTAGGGATTCAAAAGGCCTTAGCCTTTGAGTTATCACCTATTATCGCGTTGATTATGGGGACAATTTCGGCAGTTTTTGGTGGCGTATTGAGAGATACGCTGGTCAATGAAATACCATTGGTTTTTAGAAAAGAAATCTACGCCACAGTCTGTTTAGTAGGAGGTGGTCTGTATCTCTTATTAGGACTAACAACCCTATCTCCTGCGTTTCAAATGATTATTACTATTGTATTTATTATAGCCGTCAGAATTTTTGTGGTCGTTAAAAACCTGTCTTTACCCTCAATTAAATAG
- a CDS encoding AMP-binding protein, which translates to MPKFNTPLEAFDYWVKTTPEKTFLRQPINRTFKEYTFRQADQEIRKVVSALKEMGFKKGDHIALLSKNCAHWIMSDLAIMMAECISIPIYPSIGAESINEILIHSESKAIIVGKLDDYGQQKSGIPDIPIIGVSLYDINERFSWEDLVKSNAPFEGNPTQVHEELMTIMYTSGTTGNPKGVMHTVGAFNQLINTAISTILMPEQPKYFSYLPMTHIAERAGIEMSAIYRGANVSFPESLDTFGEDLASVQPDTFFGVPRIWQKFQEKLLEKMPQKKLDRLIGLPIIGGIIKKKIRQKLGLSASTSNFSGAAPIAISLQKWFAKLDIEICQAYGMTEDCILSHFNLPNANKYGTVGRPLPGVTSKLSEEGEILIQSNCLMKGYYKEPEKTAEMFTEDGFLKTGDIGEFDHDGFLSITGRIKDQFKTDKGKYISPAPIELELLKNLNIDQICVVGTGIPQPIALVVLSELGKQLSEDELKQSISETVKKLNPSLEKYERIAKSVIMKEDWTVDNGLLTPTLKVKRNRVEAIHMGMYAEWFDAKEDVFRE; encoded by the coding sequence ATGCCGAAATTCAACACTCCACTGGAGGCGTTTGACTATTGGGTAAAAACAACCCCAGAGAAAACGTTCCTTAGACAGCCTATTAACAGAACCTTCAAAGAATACACTTTTCGACAAGCCGATCAGGAAATAAGAAAAGTTGTAAGTGCCCTAAAAGAAATGGGCTTCAAAAAAGGCGATCATATTGCCTTGCTATCAAAGAATTGCGCGCACTGGATCATGTCTGACTTGGCCATTATGATGGCGGAGTGCATCTCTATACCGATCTACCCATCCATCGGAGCCGAGTCGATCAATGAAATCTTAATCCATAGCGAATCCAAAGCGATCATAGTAGGTAAACTGGATGATTATGGTCAACAAAAATCAGGTATTCCGGATATACCGATCATTGGTGTTTCACTTTACGACATTAATGAACGATTCAGCTGGGAAGACTTAGTGAAAAGCAACGCCCCTTTCGAAGGAAACCCAACTCAAGTTCACGAAGAGTTGATGACCATTATGTACACCTCCGGAACTACTGGCAACCCTAAAGGTGTAATGCACACTGTAGGAGCGTTTAATCAGCTCATCAATACGGCAATTTCAACAATACTAATGCCAGAGCAGCCAAAGTACTTTTCTTATCTACCGATGACGCACATCGCAGAAAGGGCTGGTATCGAAATGTCGGCTATTTATAGAGGCGCCAATGTGAGTTTCCCCGAGTCACTCGATACTTTCGGTGAAGACCTAGCCTCTGTGCAGCCTGATACCTTCTTTGGCGTTCCTAGAATATGGCAAAAATTCCAAGAAAAGCTCTTGGAGAAAATGCCACAGAAAAAACTCGACCGCTTGATCGGCCTACCGATAATCGGGGGAATTATAAAAAAGAAAATCAGACAGAAATTAGGCTTATCCGCCTCTACCTCAAACTTTTCTGGTGCTGCGCCGATAGCCATCAGTTTACAAAAATGGTTTGCCAAACTTGATATAGAGATTTGCCAAGCTTATGGTATGACGGAGGATTGCATACTGTCTCATTTTAACTTACCAAACGCCAATAAATACGGCACAGTAGGTCGGCCACTGCCTGGGGTTACTTCCAAATTATCAGAAGAGGGAGAAATTTTAATCCAGAGCAACTGCCTCATGAAAGGCTACTACAAAGAGCCTGAGAAAACTGCCGAAATGTTTACCGAAGATGGTTTTCTAAAAACTGGTGATATCGGGGAGTTCGACCATGACGGATTCTTATCGATCACCGGCAGAATCAAGGACCAGTTCAAAACAGATAAAGGGAAATACATCAGCCCTGCACCAATTGAATTAGAACTCTTAAAAAACTTAAACATTGATCAAATTTGTGTCGTGGGTACGGGCATCCCTCAGCCGATAGCGCTTGTGGTACTCTCAGAATTAGGAAAGCAATTGTCTGAAGATGAGCTAAAGCAATCTATTTCTGAAACCGTGAAAAAGCTAAATCCTTCTTTAGAGAAATATGAGAGAATCGCCAAAAGCGTTATTATGAAAGAAGACTGGACGGTTGACAATGGCTTACTTACACCTACTTTGAAAGTAAAAAGAAATAGAGTAGAAGCCATTCATATGGGCATGTATGCTGAGTGGTTCGATGCGAAAGAAGACGTGTTTAGAGAATAG
- the groL gene encoding chaperonin GroEL (60 kDa chaperone family; promotes refolding of misfolded polypeptides especially under stressful conditions; forms two stacked rings of heptamers to form a barrel-shaped 14mer; ends can be capped by GroES; misfolded proteins enter the barrel where they are refolded when GroES binds): MAKELFFNNDARDQLKKGVDTLADAVKVTLGPKGRNVIIDKKFGAPTVTKDGVSVAKEIELSEPIENMGAQLVKEVASKTADDAGDGTTTATVLAQAIYGAGIKNVAAGANPMDLKRGIDKAVSAVVTDLKGQSKPIKDSKEIEQVGTISANNDAEIGKMISDAMDKVGKDGVITVEEARGTETEVKTVEGMQFDRGYLSPYFVTNTEKMEVEMENPYILIYDKKISSMKELLPVLEPVAQSGKGLVIIAEDVDGEALATLVVNKIRGSLKIAAVKAPGFGDRRKAMLEDIAVLTGGTVISEERGYKLENATIEYLGTADKVNIDKDNTTVVNGAGDAANIEARVKEIQTQIENTTSDYDKEKLQERLAKLSGGVAILYIGAATEVEMKEKKDRVDDALHATRAAVQEGVVAGGGVALIRASAALDNLETANEDEATGVNIIRIAVEAPLRTIVANAGGEGSVVVNEVKGGKADYGYNAREDKYENMIAAGVIDPTKVTRLALENAASIASLLLTTECVVAEEVEEGGAGMPMPPMGGGGMPGMM, translated from the coding sequence ATGGCTAAAGAATTATTCTTTAACAATGACGCCAGAGATCAACTGAAAAAAGGCGTTGATACATTAGCTGATGCTGTAAAAGTAACCTTAGGCCCTAAGGGTAGAAATGTAATCATCGACAAAAAGTTCGGTGCTCCAACTGTGACTAAAGATGGTGTTTCTGTAGCAAAAGAAATTGAGCTTTCAGAGCCAATCGAAAATATGGGCGCTCAACTAGTGAAAGAAGTAGCTTCAAAAACTGCTGATGATGCTGGTGATGGTACTACTACTGCAACTGTATTAGCGCAAGCAATCTACGGTGCAGGTATTAAGAACGTAGCTGCAGGTGCTAACCCAATGGATCTTAAAAGAGGTATTGACAAAGCAGTTTCTGCAGTTGTTACCGACCTAAAAGGCCAATCAAAACCAATCAAAGACTCTAAAGAAATAGAGCAAGTAGGTACTATCTCTGCTAACAACGACGCTGAAATCGGTAAAATGATTTCTGATGCGATGGATAAAGTAGGAAAAGATGGTGTGATCACTGTAGAAGAAGCAAGAGGTACTGAAACAGAAGTAAAAACTGTGGAAGGTATGCAATTCGACAGAGGTTATCTTTCTCCTTACTTTGTGACTAACACAGAGAAAATGGAAGTAGAAATGGAGAATCCTTACATCCTGATCTACGACAAGAAAATCTCTTCAATGAAAGAATTACTTCCTGTTCTTGAGCCAGTTGCTCAAAGTGGAAAAGGATTAGTAATTATTGCTGAAGATGTTGATGGTGAAGCACTTGCTACACTTGTGGTTAACAAAATCAGAGGTTCTTTAAAAATTGCTGCTGTTAAAGCTCCAGGTTTTGGAGACAGAAGAAAAGCAATGCTTGAAGATATCGCTGTGCTAACTGGTGGAACAGTTATCTCTGAAGAGAGAGGTTACAAGCTAGAAAATGCTACTATCGAGTACCTTGGTACTGCTGACAAAGTAAATATCGACAAAGACAACACTACTGTTGTAAATGGTGCTGGCGATGCGGCAAACATCGAAGCAAGAGTGAAGGAAATCCAAACTCAGATCGAGAATACTACTTCTGACTACGACAAAGAGAAACTTCAAGAGCGTTTAGCTAAACTTTCTGGTGGTGTTGCTATCCTTTATATCGGTGCAGCTACAGAAGTTGAGATGAAAGAGAAGAAAGACAGAGTTGATGATGCATTGCACGCAACAAGAGCTGCCGTTCAAGAAGGTGTTGTTGCAGGTGGTGGTGTTGCCCTTATCAGAGCAAGTGCCGCTTTAGATAACCTTGAAACAGCTAACGAAGATGAGGCTACCGGTGTAAACATCATTAGAATCGCTGTTGAAGCTCCTCTAAGAACTATCGTTGCCAATGCTGGTGGTGAAGGATCTGTTGTGGTAAATGAAGTTAAAGGTGGAAAAGCCGATTACGGATACAATGCAAGAGAGGACAAATATGAGAACATGATCGCTGCTGGAGTCATTGACCCAACTAAAGTGACACGTTTAGCCCTTGAAAATGCTGCTTCAATTGCTTCTCTCCTATTAACTACCGAATGTGTAGTAGCTGAGGAAGTTGAAGAAGGTGGTGCTGGAATGCCAATGCCTCCAATGGGTGGCGGCGGAATGCCAGGTATGATGTAA
- a CDS encoding co-chaperone GroES, whose amino-acid sequence MSQVNITPLADRVLIEPAAAEEKTASGIIIPDTAKEKPQRGIVVAAGSGKKDEPMTVKVGDTVLYGKYAGTELSVEGNDYLIMKESDLFAIINS is encoded by the coding sequence ATGTCACAAGTAAACATTACTCCACTAGCAGACAGAGTTCTTATCGAACCTGCCGCTGCTGAAGAAAAAACTGCTTCGGGGATCATCATTCCTGACACTGCTAAAGAAAAACCGCAAAGAGGAATCGTAGTAGCCGCAGGAAGTGGTAAAAAAGACGAACCAATGACTGTAAAAGTTGGTGACACTGTTTTATATGGAAAGTATGCTGGTACAGAACTTTCTGTTGAAGGAAACGACTACCTTATCATGAAGGAGTCTGACCTTTTTGCAATCATCAATTCTTAA
- the secG gene encoding preprotein translocase subunit SecG, whose protein sequence is MFQLFIILAIIVAVLLVLIVLMQNSKGGGLSSQFGGGGAQQIIGVKKTGDLLEKTTWIFVIVLIVLSLASSMALKDGSRAQSNPNIDAAQQSLPTPVPTIADTTQTGLTPVPEDTAK, encoded by the coding sequence ATGTTTCAGTTATTCATAATACTCGCGATCATAGTAGCAGTTTTACTGGTATTGATCGTATTAATGCAAAATTCAAAAGGTGGAGGCCTATCTAGCCAGTTTGGCGGAGGCGGCGCTCAACAAATCATAGGTGTCAAGAAAACTGGCGACTTGTTGGAGAAAACCACATGGATTTTTGTGATCGTTCTAATTGTATTAAGCCTTGCTTCTAGTATGGCATTAAAAGATGGTTCTAGAGCTCAGTCTAATCCAAATATTGACGCAGCACAGCAGTCTTTGCCAACACCAGTTCCAACGATTGCTGACACAACACAAACAGGTTTAACACCTGTACCAGAAGACACCGCTAAGTAA
- the lptE gene encoding LPS assembly lipoprotein LptE, whose amino-acid sequence MKSIKLAILLMLLTSLTACGIYSLDGASIDYTQTKTLSISNFINESGGGPPNLSNTFTEGLKEYFQRRTKLELVQRQGDLQFDGQIANYTVRPQAISSSGNSNQADGTGLMRLTISVQLVFTNTKDEKANIEQSFAFFADYDPSSTTLNAVEDELVDEIFEQLYFDIFQASVAQW is encoded by the coding sequence ATGAAATCGATTAAGCTTGCGATCCTTTTAATGCTCCTCACCTCATTGACAGCATGTGGTATTTACTCACTCGACGGAGCATCAATCGATTATACCCAAACGAAGACATTATCCATTTCCAACTTCATTAATGAATCTGGTGGTGGACCACCAAACCTCAGTAACACCTTTACGGAAGGTTTAAAGGAATATTTTCAGAGAAGAACCAAACTAGAATTGGTTCAGCGTCAAGGTGATTTACAATTTGATGGCCAAATAGCCAACTACACAGTAAGACCTCAGGCAATCAGCTCGTCAGGGAACAGCAACCAGGCCGACGGTACAGGCCTCATGCGTCTGACGATAAGTGTTCAATTGGTTTTCACCAATACAAAAGACGAAAAAGCCAACATCGAGCAGTCATTCGCATTTTTTGCTGATTATGACCCGTCATCTACCACATTAAATGCTGTAGAAGATGAATTGGTCGATGAAATTTTTGAGCAACTCTACTTCGATATTTTTCAAGCCTCGGTTGCCCAGTGGTAA
- a CDS encoding sigma-54 interaction domain-containing protein → MNNNELLSIKQRFGIIGTSQKLNHAIQVAAQVAPTDMTVLITGESGSGKESFSKIIHQLSPRKHGKFIAINCGAIPEGTIDSELFGHEKGSFTGAYEARKGYFEDTNGGTIFLDEIGEMPVQTQARLLRVLENGEFIKVGSSKVLKTDVRVVAATNVNLSEAVERGKFREDLYYRLSTVPIFVPPLRERGQDIDLLFRKFASDFAEKYRVESVKLDDQAKEILIRYRFPGNIRQLKNLVEQISALELDRIISADTLTKYLPQNNSSLPALYKGGQGENSENLNERDLLYKVLFDMKKDMNDLKKLVHDMLETGAIDKDAINENPNLFRNLDEEKLIPEEITKNDFTEPIYIQPTTTDSDDYSYDNVHDIVHEEDESLSIEEKEKELIIKALRKNNNKRKYAAQDLGISERTLYRKIKQYEID, encoded by the coding sequence TTGAATAACAACGAATTATTAAGCATAAAACAACGTTTCGGGATAATTGGCACCAGCCAAAAACTGAACCATGCCATACAGGTAGCCGCACAGGTGGCCCCTACTGACATGACAGTTTTAATCACGGGTGAAAGTGGAAGTGGAAAAGAGTCATTTTCTAAAATCATTCACCAACTGAGTCCAAGAAAGCACGGTAAATTTATTGCCATTAACTGTGGAGCTATTCCAGAGGGCACGATCGACTCAGAACTATTCGGCCACGAAAAAGGCTCATTTACAGGCGCTTACGAGGCTAGAAAAGGATATTTTGAAGACACGAATGGTGGAACCATTTTCTTGGATGAAATTGGTGAGATGCCAGTTCAGACACAAGCACGACTCTTAAGAGTGCTTGAAAATGGTGAATTCATCAAAGTTGGTTCTTCAAAAGTCTTAAAAACTGATGTTCGCGTAGTCGCCGCGACTAACGTGAATTTATCGGAGGCTGTAGAGCGAGGCAAATTCAGAGAAGACCTTTATTATCGCTTGAGTACTGTCCCGATTTTTGTGCCACCACTAAGGGAAAGAGGTCAGGATATTGATTTACTATTTAGAAAGTTTGCCTCGGATTTTGCGGAAAAATATCGGGTAGAAAGCGTGAAGTTGGACGATCAGGCAAAGGAAATCCTCATTCGATACCGTTTTCCTGGAAACATTAGACAATTAAAGAACCTCGTAGAGCAAATATCTGCCTTAGAATTAGACAGAATCATTAGTGCCGATACATTGACAAAGTATCTTCCGCAAAATAATTCTAGTCTACCAGCCCTCTACAAAGGTGGACAAGGTGAAAATTCTGAAAACTTAAACGAAAGAGACCTTCTTTACAAGGTGCTTTTCGATATGAAGAAAGATATGAACGACCTGAAGAAGTTAGTTCATGATATGCTTGAGACAGGGGCGATCGACAAAGACGCGATCAATGAAAACCCCAATCTTTTTAGAAATTTAGATGAGGAAAAGCTGATTCCAGAGGAAATCACAAAAAATGATTTTACGGAACCGATCTATATCCAACCCACCACTACCGACTCGGATGACTATAGCTATGATAATGTACACGATATAGTACATGAAGAAGACGAATCTTTATCGATAGAGGAAAAGGAAAAAGAACTGATTATCAAAGCGTTGCGAAAAAACAACAACAAAAGGAAATACGCGGCACAAGATTTGGGGATCTCTGAACGTACACTTTACAGAAAGATTAAGCAATATGAAATCGATTAA
- the miaB gene encoding tRNA (N6-isopentenyl adenosine(37)-C2)-methylthiotransferase MiaB, protein MENIIQDIDIVDRNSHEASETVQTTVEENTGKTKKLYIESYGCQMNFADSEIVSSIMKDNGYDTTSDFESADVVFLNTCSIREKAEQTVRKRLGQFNKVKENKPEMTIGVLGCMAERLKEKLLDEEKIVDVVVGPDAYRDLPKLVESAEEGLKAVNTFLSREETYADIAPVRLNSNGVSAFISIMRGCDNMCSFCVVPFTRGRERSRDPHSIVREAQDLFDKGYREVTLLGQNVDSYKWSEDENNKAWLEKKERKGETVQVINFANLLEMVAKVSPDLRVRFSTSHPKDITDEVLHTMKKYENICKYIHLPAQSGNSRVLEMMNRTYSREWYINRVDAIRAILGQECGISSDMITGFCTETEEEHQDTLSLMDYVKYDFSYMFFYSERPGTLAAKKYEDDIPLEVKKRRLQEVIAKQQESSLERNKLDIGQVQKVLIEGTSKRSEEQLQGRNSANKVVIFDKGVHQKGEYVNVMIEDCTTATLFGSVIS, encoded by the coding sequence ACGAGGCGTCGGAAACAGTACAAACTACTGTAGAGGAGAATACAGGTAAGACTAAGAAACTCTATATAGAAAGCTACGGCTGCCAGATGAATTTCGCTGATAGTGAAATCGTATCTTCTATTATGAAGGACAACGGCTATGATACTACATCAGATTTTGAAAGTGCCGATGTCGTTTTCTTAAACACTTGTTCCATCCGTGAAAAGGCAGAACAAACTGTGCGTAAGCGTTTAGGGCAATTCAACAAAGTAAAAGAAAACAAGCCCGAAATGACCATAGGCGTTCTAGGGTGCATGGCAGAACGCTTGAAAGAGAAACTGCTAGACGAAGAAAAAATAGTCGATGTAGTCGTTGGGCCTGATGCTTACAGAGATCTACCAAAACTTGTAGAGTCTGCTGAAGAAGGCTTAAAAGCCGTGAATACCTTCCTTTCTCGAGAAGAAACTTATGCCGATATAGCCCCTGTAAGGTTAAACTCTAATGGCGTTTCCGCCTTCATTTCCATTATGCGTGGCTGCGACAACATGTGCTCATTCTGCGTGGTACCTTTTACGCGAGGTCGCGAAAGAAGTAGAGACCCACACTCTATTGTGAGAGAAGCTCAAGACTTATTTGACAAAGGATATAGAGAAGTAACCCTTCTAGGGCAAAATGTAGACTCTTATAAATGGTCGGAAGACGAGAACAATAAGGCTTGGTTAGAAAAAAAGGAAAGAAAAGGTGAAACAGTTCAAGTAATCAACTTCGCCAATCTACTCGAAATGGTGGCAAAAGTATCTCCAGACCTACGTGTGCGGTTTTCTACTTCGCATCCAAAGGACATCACCGACGAGGTACTACACACCATGAAGAAGTACGAAAACATCTGTAAATACATTCACCTGCCTGCTCAAAGCGGAAACTCTAGGGTATTGGAAATGATGAACAGAACCTATAGTCGCGAATGGTACATTAATCGTGTGGATGCCATCAGAGCAATTCTTGGTCAAGAATGTGGTATTTCCTCAGACATGATTACCGGTTTCTGTACTGAAACTGAAGAAGAGCATCAGGATACGTTGTCATTAATGGACTACGTAAAGTATGACTTCTCCTACATGTTCTTCTATTCAGAAAGACCGGGGACATTGGCGGCTAAAAAGTATGAAGATGATATTCCACTTGAGGTAAAAAAGCGTCGTTTACAAGAGGTCATCGCTAAACAGCAAGAATCCTCGCTTGAGCGTAACAAACTGGATATTGGTCAAGTCCAGAAAGTATTGATCGAGGGTACATCTAAACGATCAGAAGAACAATTACAGGGAAGAAATTCAGCCAATAAGGTGGTGATTTTCGACAAAGGTGTACATCAGAAAGGTGAATACGTGAATGTAATGATTGAAGACTGCACGACAGCAACGCTATTCGGAAGCGTAATATCCTAA